The Natrinema salifodinae genome includes a window with the following:
- a CDS encoding sodium/proline symporter, giving the protein MTDAVALSLPSPVSLPGPLQTEGIPVADDPVIIAFGAAYLFVVILIGVWGYMRTHTTGDFLITGKSIGTWVLAMTAFSVIQSGFGFVGGPELVYSFGTTALWIFFTAPLGFLITWVVLAKRLRLLADIRDVLTLADGMYVRYESDWVRGLTGLAVVVGVIAYLATNLAALQFVMRAIFGIPVIWGLLGGALILLLYSMLGGMIAGVWTDFLQALTMITGAVFVFTYAMSFGGGMESISRNLATADPSLVSPFGAMGGATTAVLVAVAWWILFSVGAAGQPHLITKFYMSRNLKILKWGAPIAALSYAISSLIAFSAGLSMRAMVEAGEIQETFSASEVGPVFVLEYTPSVVAGLILAALLAAIMSTSDSFLNIGAAAISRDIPRALGRPIEHDRTELRVTQAALAGLTVLATGVVYYSDALVGILGTIGWGFFAAAFVPIAVFGMNWKGATKEGAIVAILGGLVVNVVYSAVPMAADVAGYGGLASGIMATYPYPDEFPVGTVALLVAVVLFVGVSLLTQDGDDLPADLHALLER; this is encoded by the coding sequence ATGACTGACGCTGTCGCGCTCTCGCTTCCGTCCCCAGTCTCGCTCCCGGGACCGCTCCAGACGGAGGGGATCCCGGTCGCCGACGATCCGGTCATCATCGCCTTCGGGGCGGCGTACCTGTTCGTCGTCATCCTGATCGGCGTCTGGGGCTACATGCGAACGCACACGACCGGCGACTTCCTCATCACGGGCAAGAGCATCGGCACCTGGGTGCTCGCGATGACCGCGTTCTCGGTCATCCAGTCCGGGTTCGGCTTCGTCGGCGGCCCCGAACTGGTTTACTCGTTCGGGACGACCGCGCTCTGGATCTTCTTTACCGCGCCGCTTGGCTTTCTCATCACCTGGGTCGTCCTCGCCAAGCGGCTGCGCCTGCTCGCGGACATCCGGGACGTCCTGACGTTGGCAGACGGGATGTACGTCCGCTACGAGAGCGACTGGGTGCGCGGCCTGACCGGCCTGGCCGTCGTCGTCGGCGTGATCGCCTACCTGGCGACTAACCTCGCGGCTCTGCAGTTCGTCATGCGGGCGATCTTCGGCATTCCCGTCATCTGGGGGCTGCTCGGGGGCGCCCTCATCCTGCTGCTCTACAGCATGCTCGGCGGGATGATCGCCGGCGTCTGGACGGACTTCCTGCAGGCGCTGACGATGATCACCGGCGCGGTGTTCGTCTTCACCTACGCCATGTCCTTCGGCGGCGGGATGGAGAGCATCTCCCGAAACCTGGCGACCGCCGATCCCTCTCTCGTTTCGCCGTTCGGCGCGATGGGCGGTGCGACGACGGCCGTCCTCGTGGCCGTCGCCTGGTGGATTCTCTTCTCGGTTGGCGCGGCCGGCCAACCGCATCTGATCACGAAGTTCTACATGAGCCGCAACCTCAAAATCCTGAAGTGGGGCGCGCCGATCGCCGCCCTCTCCTACGCGATCTCGAGCCTGATCGCCTTCTCGGCGGGGCTGTCGATGCGCGCGATGGTCGAGGCCGGCGAGATTCAAGAAACGTTCAGCGCGAGCGAGGTCGGGCCGGTCTTCGTCCTCGAGTACACGCCGAGCGTCGTCGCCGGGCTCATCCTCGCGGCGCTGCTCGCGGCGATCATGTCGACCAGCGACTCGTTCCTCAACATCGGCGCGGCGGCCATCTCGCGGGACATTCCGAGAGCGCTCGGTCGGCCGATCGAGCACGACCGGACGGAGCTCCGAGTCACGCAGGCGGCCCTGGCCGGGCTGACGGTGCTCGCGACGGGCGTCGTCTACTACTCCGACGCGCTGGTGGGCATCCTCGGAACGATCGGCTGGGGCTTCTTCGCCGCGGCGTTCGTCCCGATCGCCGTCTTCGGGATGAACTGGAAGGGCGCGACGAAGGAGGGCGCGATCGTCGCCATTCTCGGCGGTCTCGTCGTCAACGTCGTCTACAGCGCCGTCCCGATGGCCGCGGACGTCGCCGGCTACGGGGGGCTCGCCAGTGGCATCATGGCGACCTACCCGTACCCGGACGAGTTCCCCGTCGGCACCGTCGCATTACTCGTCGCCGTCGTCTTGTTCGTCGGCGTCTCGTTGCTGACCCAGGACGGCGACGACCTGCCCGCCGACCTCCACGCGCTGCTCGAACGGTGA
- the cmk gene encoding (d)CMP kinase: MAAHDSSIEELDTTLFITVSGPPGCGATTLCERLADAIGCPYVSGGDIFRELAEDRDMSLNQLTAKAEESDEIDRALDQRLQQIAEKWGMANKPFILESRLAGWLAGDRADLRIWLDAPEEVRLDRIEDRMETEAEMRVREVSEAGRYESYYEIDIDDREFYDLHLNTARWSKRAVYTIVRQAIEEYDPELDEGAFTTPSMTV, encoded by the coding sequence ATGGCTGCGCACGACAGTTCGATCGAGGAACTCGACACGACGCTTTTCATCACCGTCTCCGGGCCACCGGGCTGTGGCGCGACGACGCTGTGTGAACGCCTCGCCGACGCGATCGGCTGTCCGTACGTCTCCGGCGGCGACATCTTCCGCGAACTCGCCGAGGACCGGGACATGAGTCTCAACCAGCTCACCGCCAAGGCCGAGGAGTCCGACGAGATCGACCGCGCGCTGGACCAGCGCCTCCAGCAGATCGCCGAGAAATGGGGGATGGCCAACAAGCCCTTCATCCTCGAGTCACGCCTGGCGGGCTGGCTGGCCGGCGACCGCGCGGACCTGCGGATCTGGCTCGACGCGCCCGAGGAGGTTCGCCTGGACCGCATCGAGGACCGCATGGAGACCGAGGCGGAGATGCGGGTCCGCGAGGTCAGCGAGGCCGGTCGCTACGAATCCTATTACGAGATCGACATCGACGACCGCGAGTTCTACGACCTCCACCTTAACACCGCCCGTTGGAGCAAGCGGGCCGTGTACACCATCGTCCGACAGGCGATCGAGGAATACGACCCCGAACTCGACGAGGGGGCGTTCACGACGCCGTCCATGACCGTCTAG
- a CDS encoding YcaO-like family protein produces the protein MQVHVVGDDPVRQAVVAALGDVDVTVADATPEALSDARFAIVSDVAGAATFERANEAAREGDTPWLAVEIGGVGGQPIDGVDAAVAGFAPATGCFDCLSARVASNLADGQRADGPQADRSAARLAGAIAGRECVRVLSGDERSIVGHVREVPHARRRFLPVPGCDCADGGRDQSLDRDADSLDLDAAVEHAEAAIDDRVGPIASIGEIESFPAPYYLATVADTTAYSAASAPRQAAGVADDWNAALMKAVGEGLERYCAGVYREDDFVRASETDLENAVTPTDLVRPDDAPAYDPSDEHRWVPGEDLATGESVHLPAAAVQFPQPGESLVPPITTGLGLGSSTVDALAAGLTEVIERDATMLAWYSTFEPLGLSVETLGFERLARRARSEGLSVTPLLVTQDVDVPVVAVAVHRDLDELSGGVPVSPAGDAWPAFAAGSAAGVDAAAAAESALAEAIQNWMELRNLGPEEADSAGGAIGDYAAFPERAREFVDIDQMVPAASVGPDSVPTGVDLLDALCERTADAGLTPYAARLTTRDVESIGFEAVRVVVPGAQPLFTGEPFFGKRARTVPVDLGFEPRLDRSFHPYP, from the coding sequence ATGCAAGTACACGTCGTCGGCGACGATCCGGTCCGCCAGGCCGTCGTCGCCGCGCTCGGGGACGTCGACGTTACCGTCGCAGACGCGACCCCGGAGGCGCTCAGTGACGCCCGATTCGCGATCGTGAGCGACGTCGCCGGCGCGGCGACGTTCGAGCGGGCGAACGAGGCGGCGCGCGAGGGGGACACGCCCTGGCTCGCCGTCGAGATCGGCGGGGTCGGCGGCCAGCCGATCGACGGCGTCGACGCCGCCGTTGCCGGCTTCGCGCCCGCGACGGGCTGTTTCGACTGTCTCAGCGCGCGCGTCGCATCGAATCTCGCGGACGGGCAGCGAGCCGACGGCCCGCAGGCCGACCGCAGCGCGGCGCGGCTCGCCGGCGCAATCGCCGGCCGGGAGTGTGTGCGCGTCCTCTCGGGCGACGAGCGGTCGATCGTCGGCCACGTCCGCGAAGTGCCCCACGCCAGGCGACGCTTTCTCCCGGTCCCGGGCTGTGACTGTGCGGACGGCGGGCGCGACCAGAGCCTCGATCGCGACGCCGACTCCCTCGACCTCGACGCCGCGGTCGAGCACGCTGAGGCGGCGATCGACGACCGTGTCGGTCCCATCGCGAGCATCGGCGAGATCGAGTCGTTCCCCGCGCCCTACTACCTGGCGACCGTCGCGGACACGACGGCCTACAGCGCGGCGAGCGCGCCCCGCCAGGCGGCCGGCGTCGCCGACGACTGGAACGCCGCGCTGATGAAGGCCGTCGGCGAGGGCCTCGAGCGCTACTGCGCCGGCGTCTACCGCGAGGACGACTTCGTCCGCGCGAGCGAGACCGACCTCGAGAACGCGGTCACCCCGACGGATCTCGTCCGGCCGGACGACGCGCCCGCGTACGATCCGAGCGACGAGCACCGCTGGGTACCCGGCGAGGACCTTGCCACCGGCGAATCCGTCCACCTGCCCGCCGCGGCGGTCCAGTTCCCCCAGCCCGGCGAGTCCCTGGTCCCGCCGATCACGACCGGGCTGGGACTGGGCTCCTCGACGGTCGACGCCCTCGCGGCCGGGCTGACGGAGGTGATCGAGCGCGACGCGACCATGCTCGCCTGGTACTCGACGTTCGAACCGCTCGGGCTGTCCGTCGAAACGCTGGGATTCGAGCGGCTCGCGCGCCGCGCCCGGAGCGAGGGGCTGTCGGTGACGCCGCTGCTGGTCACCCAAGACGTCGACGTGCCGGTCGTGGCCGTGGCGGTCCACCGCGATCTGGACGAACTCTCCGGGGGCGTACCCGTCTCGCCGGCCGGCGACGCCTGGCCGGCCTTCGCGGCCGGCTCGGCGGCCGGAGTAGACGCCGCGGCGGCCGCGGAGTCGGCACTCGCGGAGGCGATTCAGAACTGGATGGAACTGCGGAACCTCGGGCCCGAGGAGGCCGACTCCGCGGGCGGTGCGATCGGCGACTACGCCGCCTTCCCCGAGCGGGCACGGGAGTTCGTCGACATCGACCAGATGGTGCCCGCGGCGAGCGTCGGTCCGGATTCCGTGCCGACGGGCGTCGATCTGTTGGACGCGCTGTGCGAGCGGACGGCCGACGCCGGCCTGACGCCGTACGCGGCGCGGTTGACGACCCGAGACGTCGAGTCGATCGGCTTCGAGGCGGTTCGGGTCGTCGTTCCCGGCGCGCAACCGCTGTTCACCGGCGAGCCGTTCTTCGGCAAACGGGCGCGGACGGTCCCGGTCGACCTGGGCTTCGAGCCGCGGCTCGACCGGTCGTTCCACCCGTATCCCTGA
- a CDS encoding SPFH domain-containing protein, which produces MGSLELAPLQLQADDPLLLVGALVLVVAVATVWSMVEIVDAYDRGALTILGEYRKLLEPGLNIVPPFVSRVYTFDMRTQTIDVPSQEAITRDNSPVTADAVVYIRVMDARRAFLEVDDYQRAVSNLAQTTLRAVIGDMELDDTLSRREMINERIRQELDEPTDEWGIRVESVEVREVTPSQGVKGAMEEQTSAERRRRAMILEAQGERRSAVEQAEGDKQSNIIRAQGEKQSQILEAQGDAISTVLRARSAESMGERAVIDKGMETLSEIGQGESTTFVLPQELTSLVGRYGKHLSGSDVEEDGTDLESLEFDEETRELIGLDDIADIIGEIGEEAEMDVEAMEQEAQEIQEGEDMPSDSGETIDIAETRQASDDNEGD; this is translated from the coding sequence ATGGGATCGCTCGAACTCGCCCCCCTGCAACTGCAGGCCGACGACCCGCTGCTCCTCGTCGGCGCGCTCGTGCTCGTCGTCGCGGTCGCGACCGTCTGGTCGATGGTCGAAATCGTCGACGCCTACGACAGGGGCGCGCTCACCATTCTCGGGGAGTACCGCAAGCTGCTCGAGCCCGGGCTGAACATCGTGCCGCCGTTCGTCTCGCGGGTGTACACCTTCGACATGCGCACCCAGACGATCGACGTGCCGAGCCAGGAGGCGATCACCCGCGACAACTCGCCGGTCACGGCCGACGCCGTCGTCTACATCAGGGTGATGGACGCCAGGCGCGCGTTCCTCGAGGTCGACGACTACCAACGGGCGGTCTCGAACCTGGCCCAGACCACCCTGCGCGCGGTCATCGGCGACATGGAGCTGGACGACACGCTCTCCAGGCGGGAGATGATCAACGAGCGGATCCGCCAGGAACTGGACGAACCGACCGACGAGTGGGGGATCCGCGTCGAGAGCGTCGAGGTCCGCGAGGTTACCCCCTCGCAGGGCGTCAAGGGCGCGATGGAGGAACAGACCTCCGCCGAGCGCCGCCGGCGCGCCATGATCCTCGAAGCCCAGGGTGAACGCCGCAGCGCCGTCGAGCAGGCGGAAGGGGACAAGCAATCGAACATCATCCGCGCGCAGGGCGAGAAGCAGAGCCAGATCCTCGAAGCCCAAGGTGACGCGATCTCGACCGTCCTCCGCGCTCGCTCCGCGGAATCGATGGGCGAACGCGCGGTCATCGACAAGGGGATGGAGACCCTCTCCGAGATCGGCCAGGGCGAGTCGACGACGTTCGTCCTGCCCCAGGAACTGACCTCCCTGGTCGGCCGCTACGGCAAGCATCTCTCCGGCAGCGACGTCGAGGAAGATGGGACCGATCTCGAAAGTCTCGAATTCGACGAGGAGACCCGCGAACTGATCGGCCTCGACGACATCGCCGACATCATCGGCGAGATCGGCGAAGAGGCCGAGATGGACGTCGAAGCGATGGAACAGGAGGCCCAGGAGATCCAGGAGGGCGAGGACATGCCGTCGGACTCGGGCGAGACTATCGACATCGCGGAGACGCGCCAGGCGTCGGACGACAACGAGGGGGACTGA